A single window of Lutzomyia longipalpis isolate SR_M1_2022 chromosome 1, ASM2433408v1 DNA harbors:
- the LOC129795734 gene encoding SWI/SNF complex subunit SMARCC2 isoform X2, translating into MVSLGQKKDGSPNVEFFQSPETLQGFETVRAWLQKNSKKYVHQDPPTKESLSQLLIQFIQYQETKLGKNAVDPPTTRLPMRCFLDFKPGGALCNIFTSMYRYKSEQRWKKFDFTVTKNTSRKDPNTQMLVEIETALIEAECLRLPVVYIRPEVDKALAAKVKDIITKHQGELTEDEEEATHIIYPVVDPLPEEYARPAFKREKNVMMHWYYFPESYDSWLPNNFDLPDMVPDNIGSPGDRWRVCALWVLHLDQYNEWMAEEDYEVDEQGRKKVHRLRLTVDDLMTPSGDEKSRARNKNPKRKRSPTPPPNPKTSKRKSGRSPAVFQKKTRSGDGDDDEDLTRDMDDPQPEPNIQEVPKVQPNTSSTASPATPSNKQRDSELLPIKGGTVTDLDEDMERGEDSQTGKTSDNSNTQDFQPKDDLEDNVTEQTHHIIVPSYSAWFDYNSIHVVEKRAMSEFFNGKNKSKTPEIYMAYRNFMIDTYRLNPTEYLTSTACRRNLAGDVCAIMRVHAFLEQWGLINYQIDTDCRPTPMGPPPTSHFHVLSDTPSGLQPVNAQKTPQPSASKMLFDLDKKQKDKEGGEGATPGALGGATVKTEGGVAPPVPGGIEPGAQFGLKLDQYGKKPSAMRNKTAANMAREWTEQETLLLLEGLEMYKDDWNKVCEHVGSRTQDECILHFLRLPIEDPYLEDDNCIGPLAYQPIPFSKSGNPIMSTVAFLASVVDPRVAAAAAKAAMEEFAAIKDEVPSSIMDAHFKNVEKSGYGGKFDPYAGLANSGIAGTAPEKEEDEKQPGGDEEMKDVSKKDETTPGSPPIQAAAGGAAAPPGGAPGAPAVANVNGAAAATAGTAAKENGTDKPKLFNEANVQSAAAAALASAAVKAKHLAAVEERKIKSLVALLVETQMKKLEIKLRHFEELETTMEREREGLEYQRQQLITERQQFHLEQLKAAEFRARQQAHHRLQQEQGQQQQQQQQQQQQQWQQNPNAPASAGSTPGPQQPPQQPAPPHQAIVPPTQQPSGGGGPPGAVVQPPPQQVPPSASAVVPAQGQLPPQPPAPSQQQQPQPQQQPPAGGSLPGGNGAPPSIPSRP; encoded by the exons ATGGTGTCGCTGGGGCAGAAAAAGGATGGTAGTCCCAATGTGGAGTTCTTCCAGTCCCCGGAAACGCTACAGGGATTTGAGACAGTGCGTGCGTGGTTGCAGAAAAACAGCAAGAAG TACGTCCACCAGGATCCACCAACGAAGGAATCTTTGTCACAGCTGttgattcaatttattcagtaTCAGGAAACAAAATTGGGCAAAAATGCAGTTGATCCACCAACAACGAGACTCCCGATGCGATGTTTCTTGGATTTCAAGCCCGGTGGGGCGCTATGCAATATTTTCACGTCAATGTATCGCTACAAGTCGGAGCAGCGATGgaagaaatttgattttacaGTGACTAAAAATACATCCCGGAAGGACCCAAATACACAGATGCTGGTTGAAATTGAAACAGCTCTCATTGAGGCAGAATGCTTACGACTGCCAGTTGTCTACATTCGTCCGGAAGTCGATAAGGCACTTGCGGCAAAGGTTAAGGATATCATAACAAAGCACCAGGGTGAGTTGACGGAGGATGAGGAGGAGGCAACACACATAATCTACCCTGTTGTGGATCCCCTACCTGAGGAGTATGCTCGTCCGGCATTTAAGCGTGAGAAGAATGTCATGATGCATTGGTACTACTTCCCGGAATCCTATGATTCGTGGTTGCCGAATAATTTTGACCTTCCGGACATGGTGCCAGACAATATTGGCAGTCCCGGGGATCGTTGGAGGGTGTGTGCGCTGTGGGTACTGCATTTGGATCAGTACAACGAATGGATGGCCGAGGAGGACTACGAAGTGGATGAGCAGGGACGCAAGAAGGTGCATCGCCTTCGACTTACAGTTGATGACCTCATGACACCGAGTGGGGATGAGAAGAGTCGTGCAAGGAATAAGAATCCCAAACGTAAACGCTCCCCAACACCTCCGCCAAATCCCAAGACGAGCAAGAGGAAGAGTGGACGTTCTCCGGCTGTTTTCCAGAAGAAAACTCGCAGTGGGGATGGGGATGATGATGAGGATCTCACGCGTGATATGGACGATCCACAGCCAGAGCCAAACATCCAAGAGGTGCCGAAGGTGCAGCCAAATACATCCTCAACGGCGAGCCCCGCAACGCCATCAAATAAGCAACGAGATTCGGAACTTCTACCCATAAAGGGGGGTACTGTGACGGATCTCGATGAGGACATGGAGCGCGGGGAGGATTCACAGACGGGCAAGACGAGTGACAACAGCAACACACAGGATTTCCAGCCAAAGGATGATCTGGAGGACAATGTAACCGAGCAGACGCATCACATCATTGTCCCTTCGTATTCTGCGTGGTTTGACTACAATTCCATCCATGTGGTGGAAAAGCGCGCCATGTCGGAGTTCTTCAATGGCAAGAATAAGTCCAAAACACCCGAGATCTATATGGCATACAGGAATTTCATGATTGACACGTACCGGCTGAATCCAACGGAATATCTCACCAGTACCGCATGTCGACGCAATTTGGCCGGAGATGTGTGCGCCATAATGCGTGTTCATGCCTTCCTGGAGCAATGGGGCTTGATAAATTACCAGATTGACACGGATTGCCGGCCAACACCAATGGGTCCACCACCTACATCCCACTTCCACGTCCTGAGTGACACACCATCAGGATTGCAGCCGGTCAATGCACAGAAGACACCTCAACCGTCTGCTTCGAAGATGCTCTTTGATTTGGATAAGAAGCAAAAGGACAAGGAGGGTGGTGAGGGCGCCACTCCGGGAGCTCTCGGCGGGGCGACAGTTAAGACAGAAGGTGGTGTAGCACCTCCTGTACCCGGTGGTATTGAACCAGGGGCACAATTTGGCCTGAAACTCGATCAGTATGGGAAGAAACCATCGGCAATGCGCAATAAGACAGCAGCAAATATGGCACGAGAGTGGACAGAGCAGGAAACCCTGCTACTCCTTGAGGGTTTGGAGATGTACAAGGATGATTGGAATAAGGTGTGTGAGCATGTTGGTTCCCGGACACAAGATGAGTGTATTCTGCACTTCCTTCGACTACCCATTGAGGATCCCTACCTGGAGGATGACAACTGTATTGGGCCACTTGCCTATCAACCCATTCCATTTAGTAAATCCGGCAATCCCATTATGTCCACTGTAGCCTTCTTGGCTTCCGTTGTGGATCCCAGAGTGGCAGCAGCTGCAGCCAAAGCTGCCATGGAGGAATTTGCTGCTATAAag GATGAGGTTCCATCGTCAATAATGGATGCACATTTTAAGAATGTCGAGAAGTCCGGGTATGGTGGGAAATTCGATCCATACGCTGGTTTAGCAAATAGCGGAATTGCCGGAACGGCCCCGGAAAAGGAGGAAGATGAGAAACAACCAGGTGGTGATGAAGAAATGAAGGATGTTTCCAAGAAAGATG AAACCACCCCGGGATCACCGCCCATTCAAGCGGCAGCTGGTGGAGCAGCAGCACCTCCAGGGGGTGCACCCGGCGCCCCGGCTGTTGCTAATGTTAATGGGGCTGCTGCTGCTACGGCAGGAACGGCGGCAAAGGAGAATGGGACGGATAAGCCGAAGCTCTTCAATGAGGCCAATGTCCAGTCGGCTGCAGCTGCGGCTCTTGCGTCAGCGGCCGTCAAAGCGAAGCACCTGGCAGCCGTGGAGGAGAGGAAAATCAAGAGTCTCGTGGCACTCCTGGTGGAAACGCAGATGAAGAAGTTGGAGATTAAATTACGGCATTTTGAGGAGCTTGAAACAACGATGGAACGCGAGAGGGAAG GTTTGGAGTATCAGAGACAACAACTCATTACGGAGAGACAGCAATTCCACTTGGAACAGCTGAAGGCAGCTGAATTTAGGGCACGTCAGCAGGCACATCATCGATTGCAGCAGGAACAGGGAcaacagcaacagcagcagcagcagcaacaacagcaGCAGTGGCAACAAAATCCGAATGCCCCAGCATCAGCAGGAAGTACTCCGGGGCCACAGCAGCCGCCGCAACAGCCGGCACCGCCGCATCAGGCTATTGTACCGCCAACACAGCAGCCATCAGGAGGTGGGGGTCCACCTGGAGCTGTTGTTCAGCCACCACCGCAGCAGGTTCCGCCATCAGCGTCAGCAGTTGTTCCAGCACAGGGACAACTTCCTCCACAACCACCAGCACCGtcacagcagcagcagccacAGCCACAGCAGCAACCTCCAGCTGGTGGTAGTTTACCCGGTGGCAATGGGGCGCCCCCATCGATACCCAGCAGACCCTAG
- the LOC129795774 gene encoding gastrula zinc finger protein XlCGF57.1-like — MVEVWQTCMLSSFDKICRICLAESPELLSIYSKYCITLINTEIRTSEDSPTIRDMLSSIVTLNDNLELPSNVCISCVQELMRAFCFKEKCERNEGTLVACLNVPEVKKDQSVQTENASSPQPLSELTNYLKIDSSTYDGSQSYENTVTVELQETVVSDPDFTEVEVIPEGQEEPQKQNDSREDEISEHDAEEFPQEVEEYLLKDDFPHKETIPHQEKEVLEEKEIILPIKGPYTTVVENFVETAADTDAPAVPKKAAICTKCGSFFAMRRSLLRHQVSNKCQQRNYQCSICKRVFVRKRNLIQHMGSHSTKDKPFKCTDCPKLFATQEQLTAHEKQHKGVKKHKCKECGKCFNMGSSLKDHLRTHSGEKPFLCSICGKGFSQSTNLRQHTMRHNKMKPYKCTSCEKSFVSKGELDAHLRKHSGEHPFVCDTCGSGFTTSSSLVKHKRIHTGERPYACDFCPMRFTALGTLKNHRRTHTGERPYGCKYCHKSFAQKSDMVAHTRTHTGERPYVCRICGSTFHQSSTMKTHMKIHDKKSIICQNAPHTSVSTTG; from the exons ATGGTGGAGGTTTGGCAGACGTGTATGCTTTCatcatttgataaaatatgccgGATATGCTTGGCGGAGTCACCGGAATTGCTATCAATCTACTCCAAATACTGCATAACACTCATTAATACGGAAATACGCACAAGTGAAG ATTCCCCAACAATCCGGGATATGCTTAGTTCAATAGTTACG CTCAACGACAATTTAGAACTTCCCAGTAATGTTTGCATTTCCTGTGTTCAGGAACTAATGAGAGCATTTTGCTTCAAGGAAAAATGCGAAAGGAATGAAGGCACTCTCGTGGCATGCCTAAATGTACCGGAAGTGAAGAAGGATCAATCAGTGCAAACGGAGAATGCCTCCTCACCCCAACCACTCAGTGAACTGACTAATTAtctaaaaattgattcttcCACCTATGACGGTAGTCAGTCATATGAGAATACAGTTACAGTTGAACTGCAGGAAACTGTGGTGAGTGATCCCGACTTTACTGAAGTTGAGGTCATTCCTGAAGGGCAGGAAGAGCCTCAAAAGCAGAATGATTCTAGAGAAGACGAAATTTCTGAGCACGATGCGGAAGAATTCCCGCAAGAGGTGGAGGAATATCTTCTAAAAGACGATTTTCCCCACAAGGAGACAATTCCCCATCAGGAGAAGGAAGTTCttgaagaaaaggaaattattttaccGATAAAAGGGCCATATACAACTGTTGTTGAAAACTTTGTTGAAACAGCAGCAGACACTGATGCACCAGCAGTACCaaaaaaagcagcaatttgcacaaaatgtgGATCATTTTTTGCAATGCGTCGATCCCTTTTGAGGCATCAGGTGTCCAATAAATGCCAACAGAGAAACTATCAATGCAGCATCTGCAAGAGGGTGTTCGTACGGAAGAGGAATCTCATACAACACATGGGATCACATAGTACGAAAGATAAGCCATTCAAGTGCACAGATTGCCCTAAACTCTTTGCCACTCAGGAGCAGCTAACTGCCCATGAGAAGCAACATAAAGGAGTCAAAAAGCATAAATGCAAGGAATGTGGGAAAT gctTCAACATGGGTTCCTCCCTGAAGGATCACCTGAGGACTCACAGCGGTGAAAAACCCTTTTTGTGCTCAATCTGCGGAAAAGGTTTCAGTCAATCGACCAATTTGAGACAACACACAATGAGGCACAACAAGATGAAGCCCTACAAGTGCACCTCATGCGAGAAAAGTTTCGTCAGCAAAGGCGAATTGGATGCTCATTTGAGGAAACATTCCGGAGAGCATCCCTTTGTCTGTGACACATGTGGATCAGGATTCACAACATCCAGTTCTCTA gTGAAACACAAGAGAATTCACACAGGTGAACGTCCCTATGCCTGCGATTTCTGCCCCATGAGATTCACAGCTTTGGGTACATTGAAGAATCACCGAAGGACACACACCGGGGAAAGGCCCTACGGATGCAAATACTGCCATAAATCTTTTGCACAGAAGAGTGACATGGTTGCCCACACAAGAACACACACAG GTGAACGACCCTACGTTTGTCGCATTTGTGGATCGACTTTTCATCAATCAAGCACAATGAAGACGCACATGAAGATCCacgataaaaaatcaattatttgcCAGAATGCCCCACATACTTCTGTATCCACTACTGGTTAA
- the LOC129795885 gene encoding uncharacterized protein LOC129795885, with protein MRRLPKKDLLFDKLHRGVVWTCMGLTLYGTYLLGTRVYRYFTVIKPARQQRELEMIQENAQASTQMLDKIPELKG; from the coding sequence ATGCGAAGACTCCCCAAGAAGGACTTGCTGTTTGATAAACTCCACCGGGGTGTCGTATGGACATGCATGGGGCTCACCTTGTACGGAACATACCTCCTTGGAACCCGAGTTTATCGCTATTTCACCGTCATCAAGCCAGCCCGGCAGCAACGAGAGCTGGAGATGATTCAGGAGAATGCCCAGGCGTCTACTCAAATGCTCGATAAAATTCCCGAGCTCAAAGGATGA
- the LOC129795845 gene encoding cdc42 homolog, with translation MQTIKCVVVGDGAVGKTCLLISYTTNKFPSEYVPTVFDNYAVTVMIGGEPYTLGLFDTAGQEDYDRLRPLSYPQTDVFLVCFSVVSPSSFENVKEKWVPEITHHCQKTPFLLVGTQIDLRDESGTLEKLAKNKQKPITMEQGEKLAKELKAVKYVECSALTQKGLKNVFDEAILAALEPPEPTKRRKCKFL, from the exons ATGCAAACCATTAAGTGTGTTGTCGTGGGCGATGGAGCCGTGGGTAAAACGTGCCTCCTCATCTCCTATACCACCAACAAATTCCCATCAGAATACGTTCCAACTGTCTTTGACAATTATGCCGTCACGGTGATGATTGGAGGAGAACCCTACACTCTGGGGCTCTTTGATACAGCTG GTCAGGAGGACTACGATAGGCTCCGACCACTCTCCTACCCACAAACAGATGTCTTCTTGGTGTGCTTCTCAGTTGTCAGTCCCAGTTCCTTCGAGAATGTCaaagaaaag TGGGTTCCAGAGATAACGCATCATTGCCAAAAGACACCATTCCTGCTTGTTGGCACGCAGATTGATTTGCGCGATGAAAGTGGGACGCTGGAGAAGTTGGCGAAGAATAAGCAGAAGCCCATTACGATGGAGCAGGGTGAGAAGCTGGCGAAGGAATTGAAAGCTGTTAAATATGTTGAATGTTCCGCTCTGACTCAG AAAGGGCTAAAGAATGTCTTCGATGAGGCAATTCTGGCTGCATTGGAGCCACCAGAGCCAACAAAGAGGAGGAAGTGCAAATTCctgtaa
- the LOC129795855 gene encoding uncharacterized protein LOC129795855, producing MSQPDSRNVEVKARLGSDENFNRCVEIAKKICSSEGEIIKQHDVFFNATKGRLKLRFLENTPSQLVQYSRPDTEGAKLSCFKILEVTEPELLKTILDESIGTKGVVKKTRMLFWYNQTRIHLDKVEDLGNFFELEVCLHPEQQVEEGTKIANELVEIFKINQEDLIAGAYLDLLLKD from the exons ATGTCCCAGCCGGATTCACGGAATGTCGAAGTGAAGGCTAGACTCGGGAGTGATGAGAATTTCAATCGATGCGTGGAAATCGCGAAGAAGATCTGCTCATCCGAAGGAGAAATCATCAAGCAACACGATGTCTTCTTCAATGCCACAAAAGGACGTCTAAAGCTGCGATTCCTGGAG AATACCCCATCGCAGCTGGTGCAGTATTCCCGGCCAGATACAGAGGGTGCAAAGTTATCCTGCTTCAAGATTCTCGAAGTCACTGAACCTGAGTTGCTAAAAACAATCCTGGATGAGAGTATTGGCACAAAGGGAGTGGTGAAGAAGACCCGAATGCTCTTCTGGTACAATCAAACGCGTATTCATCTGGACAAAGTTGAGGATTTGGGGAATTTCTTTGAACTGGAAGTTTGTCTCCATCCagagcagcaagttgaggaaggaaCCAAAATTGCCAATGAGcttgttgaaattttcaaaattaaccaGGAAGATTTGATTGCTGGTGCCTATCTTGATCTTCTTCTCAAAGATTAA
- the LOC129795819 gene encoding N-acetylglucosaminyl-phosphatidylinositol de-N-acetylase: MNVTVQESQLETIYVNALLYVETWLSDALEHLLITTLVYVIVCLCLYRWIFRPLVPVLRSAHFPARHRRILFVLAHPDDECMFFGPTILSLCQRDNCQVFLLCLSIGDHEQQGLVRREELFRSCQVLKIPPENVTIMNLTELPDDPNVEWKVPTIARLIEQTIEALDIEALITFDRDGVSQHPNHIAIFYAASSLCLTGIMPNSCKFYALESTNLLRKYMLVLDLPITLLLSRHWFVLPWHERKIVVRAMLEHKSQLVWFRKLYILLSRYMLMNSLRELNVSDLELEMQLDDS, from the exons ATGAATGTAACTGTCCAGGAGAGTCAGCTAGAGACAATTTATGTGAATGCTTTGCTGTACGTGGAGACTTGGCTATCTGACGCCCTGGAGCACCTTCTGATTACCACCCTCGTGTACGTCATCGTCTGTCTGTGTCTCTATCGATGGATCTTTAGGCCTCTCGTGCCTGTGCTGCGTTCTGCGCACTTCCCAGCACGTCACAGACGTATCCTCTTCGTTTTGGCGCATCCGGACGATGAATGCATGTTCTTTGGACCAACGATTCTCTCCCTCTGCCAGAGAGACAACTGCCAGGTGTTCCTCCTATGTCTCTCCATTG GAGATCATGAGCAACAGGGGCTTGTCCGGCGCGAAGAGCTTTTCCGTTCATGTCAAGTTCTTAAGATCCCGCCTGAAAATGTAACAATTATGAACCTCACAGAACTTCCCGATGATCCAAATGTGGAGTGGAAAGTGCCAACAATTGCCAGGTTGATTGAACAAACAATCGAAGCGCTGGACATTGAGGCACTCATAACCTTCGATCGGGATGGGGTGAGCCAGCATCCCAATCACATCGCCATCTTCTATGCTGCCTCGTCGCTCTGCCTCACCGGAATCATGCCAAATAGTTGCAAATTCTACGCTCTGGAGTCCACAAATCTCCTGCGGAAATACATGCTAGTCCTGGATCTGCCAATTACGCTTCTCCTCTCGCGCCACTGGTTTGTCCTACCCTGGCATGAACGAAAGATTGTGGTTCGAGCTATGTTGGAGCACAAATCCCAGCTTGTGTGGTTCCGGAAGCTCTACATCCTCCTCTCCAGGTACATGCTGATGAATTCTTTGCGTGAACTCAATGTGTCGGACTTGGAGTTGGAGATGCAGCTCGATGACTCATAG
- the LOC129795734 gene encoding SWI/SNF complex subunit SMARCC2 isoform X1, whose amino-acid sequence MVSLGQKKDGSPNVEFFQSPETLQGFETVRAWLQKNSKKYVHQDPPTKESLSQLLIQFIQYQETKLGKNAVDPPTTRLPMRCFLDFKPGGALCNIFTSMYRYKSEQRWKKFDFTVTKNTSRKDPNTQMLVEIETALIEAECLRLPVVYIRPEVDKALAAKVKDIITKHQGELTEDEEEATHIIYPVVDPLPEEYARPAFKREKNVMMHWYYFPESYDSWLPNNFDLPDMVPDNIGSPGDRWRVCALWVLHLDQYNEWMAEEDYEVDEQGRKKVHRLRLTVDDLMTPSGDEKSRARNKNPKRKRSPTPPPNPKTSKRKSGRSPAVFQKKTRSGDGDDDEDLTRDMDDPQPEPNIQEVPKVQPNTSSTASPATPSNKQRDSELLPIKGGTVTDLDEDMERGEDSQTGKTSDNSNTQDFQPKDDLEDNVTEQTHHIIVPSYSAWFDYNSIHVVEKRAMSEFFNGKNKSKTPEIYMAYRNFMIDTYRLNPTEYLTSTACRRNLAGDVCAIMRVHAFLEQWGLINYQIDTDCRPTPMGPPPTSHFHVLSDTPSGLQPVNAQKTPQPSASKMLFDLDKKQKDKEGGEGATPGALGGATVKTEGGVAPPVPGGIEPGAQFGLKLDQYGKKPSAMRNKTAANMAREWTEQETLLLLEGLEMYKDDWNKVCEHVGSRTQDECILHFLRLPIEDPYLEDDNCIGPLAYQPIPFSKSGNPIMSTVAFLASVVDPRVAAAAAKAAMEEFAAIKDEVPSSIMDAHFKNVEKSGYGGKFDPYAGLANSGIAGTAPEKEEDEKQPGGDEEMKDVSKKDDKTQESSGAEACKTSDPSAVGDKSSLKITEAAAAPSDSSCNDESKSSEKTSSETTPGSPPIQAAAGGAAAPPGGAPGAPAVANVNGAAAATAGTAAKENGTDKPKLFNEANVQSAAAAALASAAVKAKHLAAVEERKIKSLVALLVETQMKKLEIKLRHFEELETTMEREREGLEYQRQQLITERQQFHLEQLKAAEFRARQQAHHRLQQEQGQQQQQQQQQQQQQWQQNPNAPASAGSTPGPQQPPQQPAPPHQAIVPPTQQPSGGGGPPGAVVQPPPQQVPPSASAVVPAQGQLPPQPPAPSQQQQPQPQQQPPAGGSLPGGNGAPPSIPSRP is encoded by the exons ATGGTGTCGCTGGGGCAGAAAAAGGATGGTAGTCCCAATGTGGAGTTCTTCCAGTCCCCGGAAACGCTACAGGGATTTGAGACAGTGCGTGCGTGGTTGCAGAAAAACAGCAAGAAG TACGTCCACCAGGATCCACCAACGAAGGAATCTTTGTCACAGCTGttgattcaatttattcagtaTCAGGAAACAAAATTGGGCAAAAATGCAGTTGATCCACCAACAACGAGACTCCCGATGCGATGTTTCTTGGATTTCAAGCCCGGTGGGGCGCTATGCAATATTTTCACGTCAATGTATCGCTACAAGTCGGAGCAGCGATGgaagaaatttgattttacaGTGACTAAAAATACATCCCGGAAGGACCCAAATACACAGATGCTGGTTGAAATTGAAACAGCTCTCATTGAGGCAGAATGCTTACGACTGCCAGTTGTCTACATTCGTCCGGAAGTCGATAAGGCACTTGCGGCAAAGGTTAAGGATATCATAACAAAGCACCAGGGTGAGTTGACGGAGGATGAGGAGGAGGCAACACACATAATCTACCCTGTTGTGGATCCCCTACCTGAGGAGTATGCTCGTCCGGCATTTAAGCGTGAGAAGAATGTCATGATGCATTGGTACTACTTCCCGGAATCCTATGATTCGTGGTTGCCGAATAATTTTGACCTTCCGGACATGGTGCCAGACAATATTGGCAGTCCCGGGGATCGTTGGAGGGTGTGTGCGCTGTGGGTACTGCATTTGGATCAGTACAACGAATGGATGGCCGAGGAGGACTACGAAGTGGATGAGCAGGGACGCAAGAAGGTGCATCGCCTTCGACTTACAGTTGATGACCTCATGACACCGAGTGGGGATGAGAAGAGTCGTGCAAGGAATAAGAATCCCAAACGTAAACGCTCCCCAACACCTCCGCCAAATCCCAAGACGAGCAAGAGGAAGAGTGGACGTTCTCCGGCTGTTTTCCAGAAGAAAACTCGCAGTGGGGATGGGGATGATGATGAGGATCTCACGCGTGATATGGACGATCCACAGCCAGAGCCAAACATCCAAGAGGTGCCGAAGGTGCAGCCAAATACATCCTCAACGGCGAGCCCCGCAACGCCATCAAATAAGCAACGAGATTCGGAACTTCTACCCATAAAGGGGGGTACTGTGACGGATCTCGATGAGGACATGGAGCGCGGGGAGGATTCACAGACGGGCAAGACGAGTGACAACAGCAACACACAGGATTTCCAGCCAAAGGATGATCTGGAGGACAATGTAACCGAGCAGACGCATCACATCATTGTCCCTTCGTATTCTGCGTGGTTTGACTACAATTCCATCCATGTGGTGGAAAAGCGCGCCATGTCGGAGTTCTTCAATGGCAAGAATAAGTCCAAAACACCCGAGATCTATATGGCATACAGGAATTTCATGATTGACACGTACCGGCTGAATCCAACGGAATATCTCACCAGTACCGCATGTCGACGCAATTTGGCCGGAGATGTGTGCGCCATAATGCGTGTTCATGCCTTCCTGGAGCAATGGGGCTTGATAAATTACCAGATTGACACGGATTGCCGGCCAACACCAATGGGTCCACCACCTACATCCCACTTCCACGTCCTGAGTGACACACCATCAGGATTGCAGCCGGTCAATGCACAGAAGACACCTCAACCGTCTGCTTCGAAGATGCTCTTTGATTTGGATAAGAAGCAAAAGGACAAGGAGGGTGGTGAGGGCGCCACTCCGGGAGCTCTCGGCGGGGCGACAGTTAAGACAGAAGGTGGTGTAGCACCTCCTGTACCCGGTGGTATTGAACCAGGGGCACAATTTGGCCTGAAACTCGATCAGTATGGGAAGAAACCATCGGCAATGCGCAATAAGACAGCAGCAAATATGGCACGAGAGTGGACAGAGCAGGAAACCCTGCTACTCCTTGAGGGTTTGGAGATGTACAAGGATGATTGGAATAAGGTGTGTGAGCATGTTGGTTCCCGGACACAAGATGAGTGTATTCTGCACTTCCTTCGACTACCCATTGAGGATCCCTACCTGGAGGATGACAACTGTATTGGGCCACTTGCCTATCAACCCATTCCATTTAGTAAATCCGGCAATCCCATTATGTCCACTGTAGCCTTCTTGGCTTCCGTTGTGGATCCCAGAGTGGCAGCAGCTGCAGCCAAAGCTGCCATGGAGGAATTTGCTGCTATAAag GATGAGGTTCCATCGTCAATAATGGATGCACATTTTAAGAATGTCGAGAAGTCCGGGTATGGTGGGAAATTCGATCCATACGCTGGTTTAGCAAATAGCGGAATTGCCGGAACGGCCCCGGAAAAGGAGGAAGATGAGAAACAACCAGGTGGTGATGAAGAAATGAAGGATGTTTCCAAGAAAGATG ACAAAACTCAAGAATCAAGTGGTGCGGAGGCATGCAAAACGAGTGATCCGTCTGCTGTGGGCGATAAGAGTAGCCTCAAGATCACAGAGGCTGCTGCTGCGCCGTCAGATAGTAGTTGTAATGATGAAAGTAAAAGTAGTGAAAAAACATCTTCAGAAACCACCCCGGGATCACCGCCCATTCAAGCGGCAGCTGGTGGAGCAGCAGCACCTCCAGGGGGTGCACCCGGCGCCCCGGCTGTTGCTAATGTTAATGGGGCTGCTGCTGCTACGGCAGGAACGGCGGCAAAGGAGAATGGGACGGATAAGCCGAAGCTCTTCAATGAGGCCAATGTCCAGTCGGCTGCAGCTGCGGCTCTTGCGTCAGCGGCCGTCAAAGCGAAGCACCTGGCAGCCGTGGAGGAGAGGAAAATCAAGAGTCTCGTGGCACTCCTGGTGGAAACGCAGATGAAGAAGTTGGAGATTAAATTACGGCATTTTGAGGAGCTTGAAACAACGATGGAACGCGAGAGGGAAG GTTTGGAGTATCAGAGACAACAACTCATTACGGAGAGACAGCAATTCCACTTGGAACAGCTGAAGGCAGCTGAATTTAGGGCACGTCAGCAGGCACATCATCGATTGCAGCAGGAACAGGGAcaacagcaacagcagcagcagcagcaacaacagcaGCAGTGGCAACAAAATCCGAATGCCCCAGCATCAGCAGGAAGTACTCCGGGGCCACAGCAGCCGCCGCAACAGCCGGCACCGCCGCATCAGGCTATTGTACCGCCAACACAGCAGCCATCAGGAGGTGGGGGTCCACCTGGAGCTGTTGTTCAGCCACCACCGCAGCAGGTTCCGCCATCAGCGTCAGCAGTTGTTCCAGCACAGGGACAACTTCCTCCACAACCACCAGCACCGtcacagcagcagcagccacAGCCACAGCAGCAACCTCCAGCTGGTGGTAGTTTACCCGGTGGCAATGGGGCGCCCCCATCGATACCCAGCAGACCCTAG